A region from the Lentimonas sp. CC4 genome encodes:
- a CDS encoding malate dehydrogenase, with protein MSKQPIRVAVTGAAGNIGYALLFRIASGAMFGPDQPVALNLIEIPPALDALKGVVMELDDCAFPLLKDVVATTDLDEGFKDVNWACLVGSVPRKAGMERGDLLSINGKVFTGQGKAISANAAADVRVLVVGNPCNTNCLIAMNNAENVPNDRWFAMTMLDENRAKTQLAQKAGVDVTEVTNMTIWGNHSATQYPDFYSAQIGGKSAAEVIGDEAWLKDTFIPDVQTRGAAIIKARGLSSAASAANGIVDAVRKIVTPTPAGDSISMCICSDGSYGTTPGLITSLPVRSDGTKIEVVQGIEINEFSRAKIDASVKELEEEREAVKDLI; from the coding sequence ATGAGTAAACAACCTATTCGCGTCGCAGTCACCGGAGCAGCCGGAAACATTGGCTATGCCCTTCTTTTCCGTATCGCTTCTGGCGCTATGTTCGGCCCCGATCAACCAGTTGCACTGAATCTGATCGAAATCCCACCCGCACTGGACGCACTTAAAGGTGTCGTCATGGAGCTCGACGACTGCGCGTTCCCACTCCTCAAAGACGTCGTAGCGACAACTGACCTCGACGAAGGTTTCAAGGATGTCAACTGGGCATGCCTTGTTGGTTCCGTCCCTCGTAAGGCAGGCATGGAGCGTGGCGACCTACTCAGCATCAATGGCAAAGTCTTCACTGGCCAAGGCAAAGCGATCTCCGCAAACGCAGCAGCAGACGTCCGCGTTCTCGTCGTCGGCAACCCTTGCAACACTAATTGCCTCATCGCAATGAACAACGCAGAGAACGTGCCAAACGATCGCTGGTTCGCAATGACCATGCTCGACGAAAATCGCGCCAAGACACAACTCGCCCAAAAGGCAGGTGTCGACGTGACCGAGGTCACCAACATGACCATCTGGGGCAACCACTCCGCGACTCAGTATCCAGACTTCTACTCCGCACAAATCGGCGGCAAGTCTGCAGCTGAAGTCATCGGCGACGAAGCATGGCTCAAGGACACCTTCATCCCTGACGTGCAAACACGTGGCGCAGCGATCATCAAGGCACGCGGCCTCTCTTCTGCTGCATCTGCTGCCAACGGCATCGTTGATGCAGTTCGCAAGATCGTCACACCGACACCAGCAGGCGACAGCATCAGCATGTGCATCTGCTCCGACGGCAGCTATGGCACGACTCCAGGCCTCATCACGTCACTTCCAGTCCGTTCCGACGGCACCAAGATCGAAGTCGTGCAAGGCATCGAAATCAACGAGTTCAGCCGCGCGAAAATCGACGCC
- a CDS encoding 3-deoxy-7-phosphoheptulonate synthase, protein MKKVTDINISSKTLLPSPLALCEEIEKTEAAGKFVAESREAINKIIFGDDRRLLVVVGPCSIHDLKAGREYAHKLAALAEEVKDRMLLVMRVYFEKPRTTVGWKGLIMDPNLDGTSDIPEGLRIARRFLKEVIDLGVPTATELLDPITPQYIADLICWSAIGARTTESQTHRQMASGLSMPLGFKNGTDGGLTVALNAIKAASQEQTFLGIDNEGKANALTTNGNPNCHIVLRGGSKGPNYSVEDVKKTREQLEAAGLTPAIMTDCSHANSAKDPARQPAVFEELVRQSLTDPSIIGGMVESNINHGAQSFPQPVEDLKYGVSITDGCIDWDTTEKMIKDAYQALAPTFTA, encoded by the coding sequence GTGAAAAAAGTCACCGATATCAATATCTCTTCCAAAACTCTGCTACCATCTCCACTCGCACTTTGCGAAGAGATCGAAAAAACGGAAGCCGCAGGCAAATTCGTCGCTGAGAGTCGCGAAGCCATTAACAAAATTATCTTCGGAGACGACCGCCGACTCCTCGTTGTCGTAGGCCCCTGCTCGATCCACGACCTGAAGGCTGGCCGCGAATATGCGCACAAGCTCGCCGCACTCGCAGAAGAGGTCAAAGACCGTATGCTGCTCGTCATGCGCGTCTATTTCGAGAAGCCACGCACCACCGTCGGCTGGAAGGGACTGATCATGGATCCGAACCTCGACGGCACGAGCGACATTCCCGAAGGCCTACGTATCGCCCGCCGCTTCCTTAAAGAAGTGATCGACCTCGGCGTGCCAACCGCCACAGAGCTACTCGATCCGATCACACCGCAATACATTGCCGACCTCATCTGCTGGTCCGCAATCGGCGCGCGCACCACCGAGAGCCAGACACACCGCCAGATGGCATCCGGCCTCTCCATGCCCCTCGGCTTCAAAAACGGCACCGACGGCGGCCTCACCGTAGCGCTCAACGCAATCAAGGCAGCCAGCCAAGAACAAACTTTCCTCGGCATCGATAACGAAGGTAAGGCCAACGCGCTGACAACCAACGGCAATCCAAACTGCCACATCGTCCTCCGCGGCGGCTCTAAAGGCCCGAACTACAGTGTCGAAGATGTCAAAAAGACACGCGAACAACTCGAAGCCGCAGGCCTCACGCCCGCGATCATGACTGACTGCAGCCACGCCAACAGCGCAAAAGACCCAGCTCGTCAGCCAGCCGTGTTCGAAGAACTCGTCAGACAGAGCCTCACCGATCCAAGCATCATTGGCGGCATGGTTGAAAGTAACATCAACCACGGCGCTCAATCCTTCCCGCAGCCAGTCGAAGACCTCAAATACGGCGTATCCATCACAGACGGATGCATCGATTGGGACACGACCGAGAAGATGATCAAAGATGCTTACCAAGCATTAGCACCCACCTTCACTGCTTAA
- a CDS encoding HU family DNA-binding protein gives MNKAELVAEVQKSLGADTSKAAAERAIEAVLEGIKKGIKKDKNVQLIGFGTYSVTQRAARDGINPQTGEKIRIKASKAVKFKAGAGLKAVL, from the coding sequence ATGAACAAAGCAGAACTTGTTGCAGAAGTGCAAAAATCACTAGGGGCAGACACATCCAAAGCAGCGGCAGAGCGCGCTATCGAAGCCGTTCTTGAAGGTATCAAGAAGGGCATCAAGAAGGACAAGAATGTTCAACTTATTGGTTTCGGCACATACTCCGTAACACAACGCGCAGCTCGTGACGGCATCAACCCACAAACTGGTGAGAAGATCCGCATCAAAGCTTCTAAAGCAGTTAAGTTCAAAGCAGGAGCTGGCCTCAAGGCTGTTCTCTAG
- a CDS encoding transporter, whose protein sequence is MLKHIAKRLLLAFSLAGGLATSLCAQELTPRRWSHLPSDINVIGVGQVYTEGDIYFDPALNLEDVEMTIHTTAVRYVRTFSLLEKSARIELAQGYQDAEWEGKVDGVEAKAKRNGITDSSMRFAINLYGAPALKGKAFKDYRKSVYQSETIVGAGVVVTLPTGQYYNDKLLNISGNRTVIRPQLGVVHNRGKWTYEGTVAAWCYTKNDDFWNDNELEQDPFYAAQGHLIYTYKPGIWASASIGYGEGGESKVNGIRKHDRKRNLAWAFSAGYSFTPRFGVKAAYVGTETQTDKGFDSTSFALAASYVW, encoded by the coding sequence ATGCTCAAGCATATTGCCAAACGCCTCCTGCTCGCTTTCAGCTTAGCTGGAGGTTTGGCAACATCGCTCTGCGCACAGGAGCTCACGCCACGGCGTTGGAGTCACTTGCCGTCCGACATTAACGTGATCGGAGTCGGCCAGGTCTATACAGAGGGCGACATCTACTTCGACCCAGCCCTCAACCTAGAGGACGTCGAAATGACGATCCACACCACGGCCGTTCGTTACGTGCGCACCTTCTCACTATTAGAGAAGTCTGCCCGCATCGAACTAGCCCAAGGTTATCAAGACGCCGAATGGGAAGGTAAAGTCGACGGCGTAGAGGCGAAAGCCAAGCGCAATGGCATTACCGACTCTTCCATGCGCTTCGCCATTAATCTCTACGGCGCCCCCGCCCTCAAAGGCAAAGCGTTCAAAGACTACCGAAAATCCGTCTATCAATCTGAAACGATCGTGGGAGCAGGTGTCGTCGTCACCCTACCCACCGGCCAATACTACAACGACAAGCTACTCAATATCAGCGGCAACCGCACCGTCATCCGTCCACAACTCGGGGTCGTCCACAATCGCGGCAAATGGACTTACGAAGGCACCGTCGCAGCATGGTGCTACACCAAGAACGACGATTTCTGGAACGACAATGAACTCGAGCAAGACCCGTTCTATGCCGCCCAAGGGCACCTCATCTATACTTATAAGCCCGGCATCTGGGCAAGCGCCAGCATCGGTTACGGCGAAGGCGGCGAGTCGAAAGTCAACGGCATCCGCAAGCACGACCGCAAGCGCAACCTAGCGTGGGCATTCAGCGCTGGCTATTCATTCACCCCTCGCTTTGGAGTCAAGGCCGCCTACGTCGGCACAGAAACACAAACCGACAAAGGCTTCGACAGCACCAGCTTTGCGCTCGCGGCTTCTTACGTCTGGTAG
- a CDS encoding ABC-F family ATP-binding cassette domain-containing protein, with protein MITINQVYHNFGKKVLFNKINTVIGARDRIALIGSNGSGKTTLLRMLMNELEPEEGSIDKPDYVSVGYLPQDGISVSGKTLFKEAESAFGDVLELQKKVEQAEEEMVEMDTSEDAYYDLIDQIGEWEQQLEDHEPHKMKSRVEKILMGMGFKATDFDRDTGEFSGGWQMRIALAKLLLQNPSLIILDEPTNHLDIVSQNWVEQYLKHYQGSLIVISHDRAFLDEVTDRTLELKMGDLNSFKGNYTFYVKETEKRLEVLRKAYANQQKEIKEVKDWITRFRSNVKKASMVQSRIKALNKMELITIPRDEKKMFFRFPKAPPASAKVITITDLHKAYDDNVIFNGLNLRIDKGDRIAVVGVNGAGKSTLARIMAGTEPYQSGTVEKGLNTVLGYFAQSQAEELDPENTVLQEVEEAAIGNDDANPRGALGALLFSGDEALKKTSVLSGGEKNRVALAKMLMHPSNCMILDEPTNHLDIKSKEVLQEAINLFEGTVILVSHDRAFLDGVVNKVLEVSPGSTRMLTCNVSEYIERLEQETAEKLGK; from the coding sequence ATGATTACGATCAATCAAGTCTATCACAACTTCGGCAAGAAGGTTCTCTTTAACAAGATTAACACCGTCATCGGTGCACGTGATCGCATCGCACTCATCGGTTCCAACGGCTCCGGCAAGACGACTCTACTGCGCATGCTAATGAATGAGCTCGAGCCAGAAGAAGGCTCCATCGACAAGCCAGACTACGTCAGCGTCGGCTATCTGCCACAGGACGGCATCTCCGTATCTGGCAAGACCCTCTTCAAAGAAGCCGAGAGTGCATTCGGCGACGTGCTCGAACTTCAAAAGAAAGTTGAGCAGGCCGAAGAAGAAATGGTCGAGATGGACACCAGTGAAGATGCTTACTACGACTTGATCGACCAAATCGGTGAATGGGAGCAACAACTCGAAGACCACGAGCCGCACAAGATGAAGTCCCGCGTCGAGAAGATCCTCATGGGCATGGGCTTTAAGGCGACCGACTTCGACCGTGACACTGGCGAGTTCTCCGGAGGTTGGCAGATGCGTATCGCGCTCGCCAAGCTGCTTCTCCAAAACCCGTCCCTCATCATTCTCGACGAACCGACCAATCACTTGGACATCGTTTCGCAGAACTGGGTCGAGCAATACCTCAAACACTACCAAGGCTCACTCATCGTAATTTCTCACGACCGCGCCTTCCTCGACGAAGTCACTGACCGCACACTTGAACTCAAGATGGGCGACCTCAACAGCTTCAAGGGCAACTACACCTTCTACGTTAAAGAGACCGAAAAGCGCCTCGAAGTGCTGCGCAAGGCCTACGCCAACCAGCAAAAGGAGATCAAGGAAGTCAAAGACTGGATCACCCGCTTCCGCTCCAACGTCAAAAAGGCAAGCATGGTGCAGAGCCGTATTAAAGCGCTCAACAAGATGGAGCTCATCACTATCCCACGCGATGAGAAGAAGATGTTCTTCCGCTTCCCGAAGGCACCACCAGCCAGCGCCAAGGTCATCACCATCACCGACCTGCACAAAGCCTACGACGACAACGTCATCTTTAACGGCCTCAACCTTCGTATCGACAAAGGTGACCGCATCGCAGTCGTCGGTGTCAACGGCGCCGGTAAATCTACCCTCGCCCGCATCATGGCCGGCACCGAACCCTATCAAAGCGGCACTGTCGAAAAGGGTCTCAACACCGTGCTCGGCTACTTCGCCCAGTCGCAAGCCGAAGAGCTCGACCCCGAGAACACCGTGCTACAGGAAGTCGAAGAGGCCGCAATCGGCAACGACGACGCCAACCCGCGCGGGGCACTGGGCGCACTGCTCTTCTCCGGCGACGAAGCACTTAAGAAGACATCCGTCCTCTCTGGGGGTGAGAAAAACCGCGTCGCACTTGCCAAGATGCTCATGCATCCGAGCAACTGCATGATTCTCGACGAACCGACCAATCACCTTGATATCAAATCCAAGGAAGTGCTACAGGAAGCGATCAATCTCTTCGAAGGCACCGTCATTCTCGTCAGTCACGACCGTGCCTTCCTCGATGGCGTGGTCAACAAGGTGCTCGAAGTCTCTCCTGGCAGCACACGTATGCTCACCTGTAACGTCTCCGAATACATCGAACGCCTCGAACAAGAAACGGCCGAAAAGCTCGGTAAGTAA
- a CDS encoding DNA-binding transcriptional regulator, whose translation MQVKHVFMVLGSYDQSAHEGIAQYAGQHGWHLNVSILKDFQLPEHWQGDGIITSLNNSRALEEFVLQANVPTVDLSIWREDIDLPRVAADNPALGRVGAEHFLNMGHRHCAWFALASNPVSRARYIAYSERLLDAGITCIRLDTTRPQDATYITQRLHELPKPCAIYTKSDYDSVWLSNLCMAAGLRVPDDIAILGADDNRLICENQAVPLSSVRHDLKTIGYEGAAMLDQLMNGQRLEQRLKLIQPRGITIRQSTDALAVTDPLIRKLLEYLKSNFKRSIGTVELAEMFGISRRSLETRFRTSMHTSIREHLISIRIDEAKRLLSYTDEPIETIAALTGFCHAPHFSNTFKKQEGLSPIRYRNR comes from the coding sequence ATGCAGGTGAAACATGTATTCATGGTATTAGGCAGCTACGACCAGTCGGCGCACGAAGGGATCGCTCAATATGCAGGGCAGCATGGCTGGCATTTGAACGTCAGTATATTAAAGGACTTTCAACTACCCGAGCATTGGCAGGGCGACGGCATTATCACATCGCTCAATAATAGCCGCGCGTTGGAGGAATTTGTATTGCAGGCCAACGTGCCCACAGTGGATCTGTCGATTTGGCGTGAGGATATCGACCTACCTCGGGTGGCGGCCGACAATCCAGCGCTTGGCCGAGTAGGCGCCGAACACTTTTTGAACATGGGGCATCGGCATTGCGCATGGTTTGCGCTGGCGAGCAATCCTGTGAGCCGCGCACGCTATATCGCCTATAGCGAGCGCCTCTTGGACGCTGGTATCACATGCATTCGACTCGACACCACGCGCCCCCAAGACGCCACTTATATCACGCAGCGGCTGCACGAATTACCAAAGCCCTGCGCCATTTACACGAAGAGCGACTACGACTCGGTCTGGCTCTCAAACCTCTGCATGGCCGCGGGACTGCGCGTGCCCGACGACATCGCAATCCTCGGAGCGGATGACAATCGGCTGATCTGCGAAAACCAAGCGGTGCCACTCTCGAGCGTGCGTCACGACTTAAAGACGATCGGCTACGAAGGTGCCGCGATGCTCGACCAATTGATGAACGGTCAACGGCTGGAGCAACGTCTCAAATTGATCCAGCCGCGCGGCATCACAATTCGCCAAAGCACCGATGCCCTAGCGGTGACTGACCCATTGATCCGCAAACTACTGGAATATCTAAAGTCCAACTTCAAGCGCTCGATCGGCACCGTCGAACTCGCCGAAATGTTTGGCATCAGCCGGCGCAGCTTAGAGACCCGCTTTCGCACGAGTATGCACACGAGTATTCGTGAGCATTTGATCAGCATTCGTATCGACGAAGCAAAGCGCCTGCTCAGCTATACCGACGAGCCCATCGAAACCATCGCCGCGTTAACCGGATTCTGCCACGCTCCCCATTTTAGTAATACCTTCAAAAAGCAAGAAGGCCTGTCGCCGATCCGGTATCGCAACCGGTAA